A single Buteo buteo chromosome 17, bButBut1.hap1.1, whole genome shotgun sequence DNA region contains:
- the RND1 gene encoding rho-related GTP-binding protein Rho6, protein MRERRPVPAAPARCKLVLVGDVQCGKTAMLQVLAKDCYPETYVPTVFENYTACLVSEEQRVELSLWDTSGSPYYDNVRPLCYSDSDAVLLCFDISRPETLDSASKKWKTEILDYCPNTRVLLIGCKTDLRTDLSTLMELSHQKQAPISYEQGCAAARQLGAESYLECSAFTSEKSVHSIFRTVSGICLSKAPLQPPKSPPRSLSKRLLHLPSRSELISSTFKKEKAKSCSVM, encoded by the exons atgCGGGAGCGGAGGCCGGTACCGGCCGCACCGGCCCGCTGCAAGCTGGTGCTGGTGGGCGACGTGCAGTGCGGCAAGACGGCCATGCTGCAGGTGTTGGCCAAGGATTGCTACCCCGAG ACGTACGTGCCCACCGTGTTTGAGAACTACACGGCGTGTCTGGTCAGCGAGGAGCAGCGGGTGGAGCTGAGCCTCTGGGACACCTCCG GCTCTCCCTACTATGACAACGTGCGTCCCCTTTGCTACAGCGACTCGGACGCTGTCCTGCTCTGCTTCGACATCAGCCGCCCCGAGACCCTGGACAGTGCGTCCAAGAAg TGGAAGACAGAGATCCTGGACTATTGCCCTAACACGCGGGTGCTGCTCATCGGCTGCAAGACAGACCTACGGACAGACCTGAGCACCCTGATGGAGCTCTCCCACCAGAAGCAGGCACCCATCTCCTATGAGCAg GGCTGTGCGGCGGCCAGGCAGCTGGGAGCCGAGAGCTACCTGGAGTGCTCGGCCTTCACCTCGGAGAAGAGCGTCCACAGCATCTTCCGGACTGTGTCCGGCATCTGCCTCAGTAAagcccccctgcagccccctaaAAGCCCCCCCCGCAGCCTCTCCAAGCGACTCCTGCATCTGCCCAGCCGCTCCGAGCTCATCTCTTCCAccttcaagaaggaaaaagcaaaaagctgctcCGTCATGTGA